Proteins co-encoded in one uncultured Draconibacterium sp. genomic window:
- a CDS encoding NADH-ubiquinone oxidoreductase-F iron-sulfur binding region domain-containing protein — protein sequence MATSNQLKRVDFIFRNENDWEKILSSTLKRKPQDLINELISSELKGRGGAGFPTGLKWKLTAESKEKEKYVICNADEGEPGTFKDREILSRVPYKVLTAMAICGYITGAKRGYIYLRGEYRFLLPELNKVIDEFEYYCKETNLDFKISIFMGSGAYICGEETALMESMEGKRGEPRNKPPFPTQAGFMGKPTVINNVETLVHTFTIFKYGAKKFYDLGVQYSRGTKLFSVSGDTPKPGIYELELGMSLQDFVYEFGDGDTKAVQVGGASGFLVPRKKFKDAAIGFKGKLTGISLPTGGSMMLFNSSRSMFNVLDNYLEFFREESCGQCTPCRVGCQQLLLGIKAVKRGEKPASYLDKLLRLTETMQYTAKCGLGQSVANSFSSIVENFREEMIY from the coding sequence ATGGCAACTTCAAATCAATTAAAACGTGTTGATTTCATTTTCAGAAATGAAAACGACTGGGAAAAAATTCTCTCCTCAACCCTAAAACGAAAGCCACAGGATCTTATTAATGAGCTCATCAGCTCGGAATTAAAAGGACGTGGCGGAGCAGGCTTCCCAACCGGACTAAAATGGAAATTGACTGCGGAATCAAAAGAGAAAGAAAAATACGTCATCTGTAATGCAGATGAAGGCGAGCCAGGCACTTTTAAAGACCGCGAGATTTTATCGCGCGTCCCCTATAAAGTACTAACGGCAATGGCCATATGCGGATATATTACCGGAGCCAAAAGAGGCTACATCTATCTTCGGGGCGAATATAGATTTCTGTTACCTGAGCTAAACAAGGTTATTGATGAGTTTGAGTACTACTGTAAAGAGACAAATCTCGACTTCAAAATCTCGATTTTTATGGGTAGTGGCGCTTACATTTGTGGCGAAGAAACGGCCTTAATGGAATCGATGGAAGGGAAACGTGGTGAGCCGCGTAACAAACCACCATTTCCAACACAAGCCGGTTTTATGGGAAAACCTACCGTAATCAACAATGTTGAAACGTTAGTTCATACCTTCACTATTTTTAAATACGGCGCAAAAAAATTCTACGATCTTGGGGTACAATACTCACGCGGCACCAAGCTGTTCTCTGTATCGGGCGATACACCCAAACCGGGTATTTACGAGTTGGAGTTGGGAATGAGTCTGCAGGACTTTGTGTACGAATTTGGCGACGGAGATACCAAGGCCGTACAGGTTGGCGGGGCTTCGGGTTTTTTGGTTCCACGCAAAAAGTTTAAAGATGCTGCCATTGGTTTTAAAGGCAAACTTACTGGTATTTCGCTGCCTACCGGCGGATCGATGATGCTTTTCAACAGTTCTCGTTCTATGTTTAATGTACTCGATAATTATCTCGAATTTTTCCGTGAAGAATCATGCGGACAATGTACACCGTGCCGCGTTGGGTGTCAGCAACTATTACTAGGCATAAAAGCAGTAAAACGCGGTGAAAAACCGGCCTCTTACCTCGATAAGTTATTGCGCCTTACCGAAACCATGCAATACACCGCCAAATGTGGTTTAGGGCAATCAGTGGCCAATTCGTTCTCATCGATTGTAGAGAACTTTAGAGAAGAGATGATCTATTAA
- the nuoE gene encoding NADH-quinone oxidoreductase subunit NuoE — MDPIQTLVKNLAEKHGRSRESVLPILQGVVEQEKFLSERSMIEIAREIDIPAADVYGTATFYSFLETKPTGKFIIRVCKTITCAMKGKNQILFAIQDMLKISLGETTPDKQFTLLETNCLGWCHKAPAMLINDEIYTELTPEKVREILSGYMKTNTNQ; from the coding sequence ATGGATCCAATCCAAACGTTAGTTAAAAACCTGGCCGAGAAACATGGTCGAAGCCGGGAGAGTGTTTTACCCATCTTACAAGGAGTGGTTGAACAGGAAAAATTTCTTTCGGAACGTTCAATGATCGAAATTGCCAGGGAAATTGATATTCCTGCTGCCGATGTTTACGGAACTGCTACTTTTTATTCATTTCTTGAGACTAAACCTACCGGAAAGTTCATTATTCGTGTGTGCAAAACCATTACCTGTGCCATGAAGGGTAAAAACCAAATTTTGTTTGCCATACAAGACATGCTAAAGATTAGTTTAGGAGAAACCACCCCCGACAAACAATTTACCCTGTTGGAAACCAACTGCCTGGGCTGGTGCCACAAAGCACCGGCAATGCTGATAAATGATGAGATTTATACCGAACTCACGCCTGAAAAGGTGCGAGAGATATTATCGGGTTACATGAAAACAAATACGAATCAATAA
- a CDS encoding NADH-dependent [FeFe] hydrogenase, group A6, with protein MSRKVNISINGFPVEISAGKTILEAAEEQGITIPTLCHHKDLCVAGNCRVCVVEVAGQNRLSAACATPCEEGMEILTNSLKVRNSRKQIIELLLAEHNADCTKCYRNGNCELQTLASEYKIMTQDFIELVPLKNFSIDAYSPSIMKDDSKCIKCQRCVRTCAELQGVNALTVAHKGDKMKITTFFEKAMRDVVCTNCGQCVNHCPTGALVEKNYIEEVWEAIANPNKHVVVQTAPAVRVGLGEELGLKPGQRVTGQMVAALKRLGFDSVLDTDFTADLTIIEEGTELLTRLKKALVDKDESVSLPMATSCSPGWIKYIEHMFPEHLNNLSTCKSPQQMFGALVKTYYANARNIKPDDIVSVSIMPCTAKKYEAFRPEMHDSGYRDVDYVLTTRELAILIKQAGLDFNKLEPAKYDRLMGESSGAAVIFGTTGGVMEAALRTAYEIVTGREVPFENLNITPVRGNDGIREATIKIENPVKEWAFLDGVELKCAIAHGLINAKTVMESVRAGTADYHFIEFMACPGGCLGGGGQPIPTNPEIRQKRAEAIYAEDEDLPIRKSHENPEIKKLYKDFLKEPLGEVSHHLLHTKYTQRERY; from the coding sequence ATGAGCAGAAAAGTAAATATCAGTATAAATGGTTTTCCGGTTGAGATTTCAGCTGGAAAAACCATCCTGGAAGCAGCAGAAGAACAAGGAATTACCATTCCAACACTTTGTCATCATAAAGATTTGTGCGTTGCCGGAAACTGCCGCGTTTGTGTAGTTGAGGTAGCCGGACAAAATCGTTTGTCGGCAGCCTGTGCAACACCCTGCGAAGAAGGCATGGAAATTCTTACCAACAGTTTAAAAGTACGCAACTCCCGAAAACAAATTATTGAGTTACTTCTGGCTGAGCACAACGCCGACTGCACCAAATGTTACCGTAACGGAAACTGCGAATTGCAAACGCTGGCTTCAGAGTATAAAATTATGACCCAGGATTTTATTGAGCTCGTTCCATTAAAAAACTTTTCTATTGATGCCTATTCGCCATCAATAATGAAAGACGACAGCAAGTGTATTAAATGTCAACGTTGTGTGAGAACCTGTGCAGAATTACAAGGAGTAAATGCACTCACTGTCGCGCATAAAGGCGACAAAATGAAGATCACTACTTTCTTCGAAAAAGCCATGCGCGACGTAGTTTGCACCAACTGCGGTCAATGTGTAAATCACTGCCCTACCGGAGCTTTGGTTGAAAAAAATTATATTGAAGAAGTATGGGAAGCTATTGCCAACCCAAACAAACATGTAGTGGTACAAACGGCACCGGCAGTACGTGTTGGACTTGGAGAGGAGCTTGGGTTAAAACCGGGGCAACGTGTAACCGGACAAATGGTTGCCGCGTTAAAACGCCTTGGTTTCGATTCGGTTTTAGATACCGATTTTACTGCCGACCTTACCATTATTGAAGAAGGAACAGAATTACTTACTCGCTTGAAAAAAGCACTGGTTGATAAAGATGAGTCGGTATCGTTGCCAATGGCAACATCATGTTCGCCAGGATGGATCAAATACATCGAACACATGTTCCCTGAGCATCTAAACAACCTGTCGACTTGCAAATCGCCGCAACAGATGTTTGGTGCACTGGTAAAAACATATTACGCCAATGCCCGAAATATAAAACCGGATGATATTGTTTCGGTTTCGATAATGCCGTGTACCGCGAAAAAATACGAAGCATTCCGTCCGGAAATGCACGATAGTGGTTATCGCGATGTTGACTATGTGTTAACCACACGCGAACTGGCGATCCTTATAAAACAAGCCGGTTTAGATTTTAACAAACTTGAGCCAGCAAAATACGACCGCTTAATGGGCGAATCATCGGGTGCGGCAGTGATTTTCGGAACAACCGGCGGCGTTATGGAAGCCGCTTTGCGTACCGCCTACGAAATTGTTACCGGCCGCGAAGTTCCGTTTGAGAACCTTAACATTACTCCAGTGCGTGGAAACGATGGTATTCGCGAAGCAACAATAAAAATTGAAAATCCGGTGAAAGAATGGGCATTTCTCGATGGCGTAGAACTAAAATGCGCCATAGCTCACGGGCTAATAAATGCCAAAACCGTTATGGAATCAGTGAGAGCCGGTACTGCCGATTACCATTTTATTGAGTTTATGGCCTGTCCGGGCGGTTGCCTGGGTGGCGGCGGACAGCCAATTCCTACCAATCCAGAGATCAGGCAAAAACGAGCCGAGGCCATTTATGCTGAAGATGAAGATCTGCCAATTCGTAAATCACACGAAAATCCAGAGATAAAAAAACTTTACAAAGATTTTCTGAAAGAACCACTGGGAGAAGTATCGCATCATTTATTGCATACAAAATATACACAACGCGAAAGGTATTAA
- a CDS encoding methylated-DNA--[protein]-cysteine S-methyltransferase: MVQFTQYINSPIGWLKLQSTETHLTAVCFEYEEGEDSVIQPTVLQNAENQLQEYFAGKRKDFNLQLAPEGTEFQQKIWRLVQKVDFGKTTSYLDIAIQSGSEKNTRAVGMANGKNPIPIIIPCHRIVGSSGKLTGYAGGLERKRWLLNHELSHTPSIDRLF; this comes from the coding sequence ATGGTACAATTTACCCAATATATAAATTCGCCAATTGGCTGGTTGAAACTTCAATCGACAGAAACGCATTTAACAGCAGTCTGTTTTGAATATGAAGAAGGCGAGGATTCGGTTATTCAACCAACGGTTTTGCAGAATGCAGAAAATCAGCTGCAAGAATATTTTGCAGGCAAACGAAAAGATTTCAACTTGCAACTGGCTCCAGAAGGGACAGAATTTCAGCAAAAAATTTGGCGACTGGTACAAAAAGTTGATTTTGGAAAAACTACCAGCTACCTCGATATTGCGATTCAATCCGGTTCCGAAAAGAATACGCGCGCGGTCGGGATGGCAAACGGTAAAAACCCGATACCAATCATCATTCCTTGTCATCGTATTGTTGGAAGCTCGGGAAAACTTACCGGTTATGCCGGAGGTTTGGAACGTAAACGTTGGCTGCTAAACCATGAGCTCTCTCACACTCCTTCTATAGACAGATTATTCTAA
- a CDS encoding endonuclease/exonuclease/phosphatase family protein, which yields MKRLILSLLLLFPTVLFAQQMNVMTFNIRMNTASDGVNAWPNRIEMVNGLLHFYDPDVFGLQEALYGQILDIEKGVPEYKWFGVGRDDGDKAGEFMPIFYNPKKLILEEKGHFWLSENCNEPGLGWDAACNRIVTWGKFKSKVTGKKFFVFNTHFDHVGVEARKNSAKLIHEKMKEFTAGSGLPVILTGDFNLTPETQPIALIKGYMSDSREITQEPPYGPVGTFNGFKPGSEGDNRIDYIFVNDKIKVLEYAAISDTKEGRSPSDHLPVFVQIQLK from the coding sequence ATGAAAAGATTAATTTTAAGCCTGCTGTTATTATTCCCAACAGTATTATTTGCCCAGCAAATGAATGTAATGACGTTTAACATCCGAATGAATACAGCAAGCGACGGTGTTAATGCCTGGCCAAACCGGATTGAAATGGTAAACGGATTGCTGCATTTTTACGATCCCGATGTTTTTGGCTTGCAGGAAGCCTTGTACGGTCAGATTTTAGACATTGAAAAAGGGGTACCCGAATACAAATGGTTTGGCGTTGGCCGCGACGATGGTGATAAAGCCGGCGAGTTTATGCCGATATTTTATAATCCGAAAAAATTAATTCTGGAAGAAAAAGGACATTTCTGGTTATCAGAAAACTGCAATGAACCAGGGCTAGGCTGGGATGCCGCCTGTAACCGTATTGTTACCTGGGGAAAATTTAAATCGAAAGTTACCGGAAAAAAATTCTTTGTCTTTAATACGCATTTCGACCATGTGGGAGTAGAAGCCCGAAAAAATTCCGCAAAATTGATTCATGAAAAGATGAAAGAGTTTACTGCGGGATCAGGTTTGCCAGTAATTCTAACAGGCGATTTCAACCTAACTCCAGAAACACAACCAATAGCCCTGATAAAAGGATACATGAGCGACAGCCGCGAAATTACACAAGAACCTCCTTACGGACCGGTTGGAACTTTCAACGGTTTTAAACCAGGCAGCGAGGGCGATAACCGCATCGATTACATTTTTGTGAACGACAAAATTAAGGTGTTGGAATACGCGGCCATCAGCGATACCAAAGAAGGCCGTTCTCCATCAGATCATTTACCGGTTTTTGTGCAAATACAGTTAAAATAA
- a CDS encoding FecR domain-containing protein, producing MNDKNKHSDLLNDFEKDLFGKGKINWQKSEADVWNELQNKVAAKQAKVVSLRNNWVQWGAAAVIIMLLGFLGVISSYVKTIECMPGEHVVAKLPDGSSVDLNAESKLVYYPLKWRWERKLKFEGEGFFNVEKGSTFTVVSDNGTTQVLGTSFNIYAREENYRVTCLTGKVQVTSPGKEKVVLLPHNHAELEEGKLVVTKMFETEKAISWKQNYFYFTGRPLKEVIDEIERQYAVTIKLDPQLNNRNFGSNFSKQHSVEEVLDIVCKPMNLKFEKQTNNVYIVTDES from the coding sequence ATGAATGATAAAAATAAACATAGCGATTTATTAAATGATTTCGAAAAGGATCTTTTCGGAAAGGGAAAGATCAACTGGCAGAAATCGGAGGCTGATGTTTGGAATGAACTGCAAAACAAAGTAGCTGCAAAACAGGCAAAAGTGGTTTCCCTCCGAAATAATTGGGTGCAATGGGGGGCGGCAGCGGTAATTATTATGCTTCTTGGGTTTCTGGGGGTTATCTCATCTTATGTTAAAACAATAGAATGTATGCCTGGTGAACATGTAGTTGCCAAATTGCCTGATGGTTCGAGCGTTGATTTGAATGCGGAATCAAAACTGGTTTATTATCCGCTAAAATGGAGGTGGGAACGTAAACTAAAATTCGAAGGTGAAGGTTTCTTTAATGTTGAGAAAGGATCGACTTTCACTGTTGTGTCTGACAATGGAACTACACAGGTGCTCGGAACTTCGTTTAATATTTATGCCCGCGAAGAAAATTACCGTGTAACCTGTCTCACAGGAAAAGTTCAGGTAACATCGCCCGGCAAAGAAAAAGTGGTTCTTCTGCCTCACAATCATGCAGAGCTGGAAGAAGGGAAGCTGGTTGTTACCAAAATGTTTGAAACTGAAAAGGCAATAAGCTGGAAACAAAATTATTTCTATTTCACCGGGCGTCCGTTAAAAGAAGTAATAGACGAAATTGAGCGCCAGTATGCCGTAACTATAAAACTCGATCCGCAATTAAATAATCGTAACTTTGGAAGTAATTTTTCGAAACAACACAGCGTTGAAGAGGTGTTGGATATTGTTTGTAAACCAATGAATCTGAAGTTTGAAAAACAAACAAATAACGTTTACATCGTGACAGACGAAAGTTAA
- a CDS encoding alkaline phosphatase family protein, protein MKAIVVLGFILLFLGGPTTAQNNEPLNSDKPKVVIGIVVENMRPDYIQRYWDKFQSNGFKKIYTQGAVCKNVKLTLHEQNYASGTATLFTGVHPSIHGIVSNTWYDRLKKKEIDSTEDDYYFTVGADTKAGAASPQNLLSTTLTDNLKILSGGKAKIFSAALNRESAIFAAGHAADGAYWFDTESGRMISSSFYVSTFPDWVRLFNSENYADIYSHRTWTTLLPETEYTESLRDDYLLERGYFGEFNTFPHSINKYISRTNDFRPFKTTPSANMMIKDFTLRLLENEEIGTDNITDFVTAVFSSMDYENGSFGPASIEIEDTYLYLDQYIGELIDAAEQKFGKDNVLFFLTANTSASYPVEYLKEEFHLTVDYFNVESAIALLTSYLNITYGEEKWIEHYSDLQLYLDHDIINKSDNVTLNEMREVSSNFINQFTGIQVSMPAFQLEQGSSANGLFEPLYNTYFKNRSGDFIYTLKEGWQPGYKFKRANYTDQSRIPIVIWGKGIKAQTISTTHNAVDLVPTLAELISVPLPDKCQGKIIKEIVETK, encoded by the coding sequence ATGAAGGCAATTGTAGTTTTAGGTTTTATTCTTCTATTTCTAGGTGGCCCAACAACGGCTCAAAATAATGAACCGCTAAATAGCGATAAACCCAAAGTAGTAATTGGAATCGTTGTTGAGAACATGCGCCCCGATTATATTCAGCGCTATTGGGATAAATTTCAATCCAACGGATTTAAGAAAATTTATACGCAGGGAGCCGTTTGCAAAAATGTGAAACTTACCCTGCACGAACAAAACTATGCCAGCGGAACGGCAACGCTTTTTACCGGAGTTCATCCGTCCATTCACGGAATTGTTTCGAATACGTGGTACGACCGCCTGAAAAAAAAGGAAATTGACAGCACCGAAGACGACTATTATTTTACTGTTGGTGCCGATACTAAAGCCGGGGCCGCGTCGCCTCAAAATCTGCTTTCAACAACTCTTACCGATAATTTGAAAATATTAAGCGGAGGGAAGGCCAAAATTTTTAGTGCAGCGTTAAACCGCGAATCGGCCATTTTTGCTGCGGGTCATGCTGCCGACGGCGCTTACTGGTTCGACACAGAATCGGGCAGAATGATATCAAGCTCGTTTTATGTAAGCACTTTCCCCGATTGGGTGCGTTTATTCAACAGCGAGAACTACGCCGATATTTACAGTCACCGTACCTGGACAACACTGCTTCCCGAAACCGAATACACCGAAAGCCTGCGCGACGACTATCTGCTGGAACGTGGATATTTTGGAGAGTTTAATACTTTTCCGCATTCCATTAACAAATACATCAGCCGCACCAACGATTTTAGGCCGTTTAAAACAACCCCTTCGGCAAATATGATGATCAAAGATTTTACGTTGCGTTTATTGGAAAACGAAGAAATTGGAACGGATAACATAACCGATTTTGTTACGGCAGTATTTTCCAGCATGGATTATGAAAATGGTTCATTTGGACCAGCATCGATCGAGATAGAGGATACTTATCTTTATCTCGACCAATACATTGGCGAATTGATTGATGCTGCCGAACAAAAATTCGGAAAAGACAATGTTTTGTTTTTCCTTACAGCTAACACATCAGCTTCGTACCCGGTTGAGTACCTGAAAGAGGAATTTCACCTGACGGTTGACTATTTTAATGTAGAGAGTGCCATTGCACTGCTAACTTCCTATTTGAACATTACTTACGGCGAAGAGAAGTGGATCGAACATTATTCCGATCTTCAACTGTACCTCGATCACGATATTATTAATAAAAGCGATAATGTAACCTTGAATGAAATGCGCGAGGTTTCGTCAAACTTTATTAACCAGTTTACCGGCATTCAGGTTTCGATGCCCGCGTTTCAGTTAGAACAAGGAAGCTCGGCAAACGGATTATTCGAACCACTGTACAATACCTATTTCAAAAACCGCTCAGGCGATTTTATCTATACTTTAAAAGAAGGCTGGCAACCCGGTTATAAATTCAAACGTGCTAATTACACCGATCAGTCGCGAATACCCATAGTAATCTGGGGGAAAGGAATTAAAGCTCAAACCATAAGCACGACGCACAACGCCGTTGATCTGGTACCAACACTCGCAGAATTAATCTCAGTGCCCTTACCTGATAAGTGCCAGGGAAAAATTATTAAAGAAATTGTTGAAACGAAATAG
- a CDS encoding sigma-70 family RNA polymerase sigma factor: MTKEEFKKLFDEHFSQVRNYMFYRSGDTELATDIAQETFLKIWEKQNGIDGDRVKGLLFKIANNLFVSYYRKEKRSFEFFKHYEPDAKMRTPEEDLVFEQLKENYSYALQKMPEKQRTVFLMSRVDQLTYKEIAVMVGVSVKAVEKRMKLALHFLRTSLKTNE, encoded by the coding sequence TTGACAAAAGAGGAATTTAAAAAGCTTTTTGATGAACATTTTAGCCAGGTTCGTAACTATATGTTCTATCGTTCGGGAGACACTGAACTGGCCACAGATATTGCGCAGGAAACATTTCTGAAAATTTGGGAAAAACAAAATGGAATTGATGGCGACAGGGTGAAAGGTCTGCTTTTTAAAATTGCCAATAACCTGTTTGTATCCTACTACCGAAAAGAGAAACGTTCTTTTGAGTTTTTTAAGCATTATGAACCGGATGCAAAAATGCGCACACCGGAGGAAGACCTGGTTTTCGAGCAATTAAAGGAAAATTACAGTTACGCGCTGCAAAAAATGCCCGAAAAGCAGCGAACCGTTTTCCTGATGAGCCGCGTCGATCAGCTAACCTACAAAGAAATTGCCGTAATGGTTGGGGTAAGTGTAAAAGCCGTAGAAAAGAGAATGAAGCTCGCGCTGCACTTTTTACGCACTAGTTTAAAAACAAATGAATGA
- a CDS encoding alanine/glycine:cation symporter family protein, which produces MFENIGELIIKISDGIWGAPILILLLGGGFYFLVYSRLAPLRYIGHALKILTGKYDDPNEAGQLRHYQALSTALAGTVGMGNISGVAVAITMGGPGAIFWMWVSALLGISTKFFTCSLAVMFRGKDSAGEIQGGPMYYITEGLGKNWRPVAVFFSLMAMIGVSPLFQANQLTQMIRDVVLVPNNVEGSFTSDLVTGIIIAIIVGLVVIGGIKRIGKVTGRLVPTMVVVYTVTVFYVIFSHPSAILPAFRTIFEDAFTGNAVLGGSLGAIIITGVRRAAFSNEAGLGTAPMAHGAAKTNEPIREGLVAMLGPIIDTIIVCTMTALAIIVTDTWLESNADGITLTAQAFDSAIPIFGKYILSICAIFFSMSTMFAFPYYGVKCLGFVAGVKYQYIYNYIFVAVILIGAISNLRVIIGLIDISFALMAFPTVITTILLSPHVKRAAKDYFARLKVEKLNNK; this is translated from the coding sequence ATGTTTGAAAATATTGGCGAACTCATTATAAAAATCTCCGATGGCATTTGGGGAGCTCCTATACTTATCCTGTTGCTTGGCGGCGGTTTTTATTTTTTGGTTTATTCGCGTTTGGCGCCACTTCGTTACATCGGTCATGCCCTAAAAATCCTCACCGGGAAATACGACGATCCGAATGAAGCAGGGCAGTTGCGTCACTACCAGGCACTTTCTACGGCATTGGCCGGAACCGTTGGCATGGGAAATATCAGTGGTGTTGCCGTTGCTATTACCATGGGCGGACCGGGAGCCATTTTTTGGATGTGGGTTTCGGCATTGCTGGGTATCAGCACCAAGTTTTTTACCTGTTCGCTGGCGGTTATGTTCCGTGGGAAAGATTCAGCAGGCGAAATTCAGGGTGGTCCAATGTACTACATCACCGAAGGATTGGGAAAAAACTGGCGCCCTGTAGCTGTCTTTTTCTCACTCATGGCCATGATTGGTGTTTCACCGCTCTTTCAAGCTAACCAGCTCACCCAAATGATTCGCGATGTAGTGTTGGTACCGAACAACGTTGAAGGTTCATTCACTTCCGATCTTGTTACCGGAATTATAATCGCCATAATTGTTGGTCTGGTTGTTATCGGAGGGATTAAGCGCATCGGCAAAGTTACCGGAAGACTTGTGCCTACTATGGTTGTTGTTTATACAGTAACTGTGTTTTACGTAATTTTCTCACACCCCTCAGCCATCCTTCCTGCCTTTAGAACCATCTTTGAGGATGCTTTTACCGGCAATGCCGTCTTAGGTGGATCGCTCGGCGCAATTATAATTACCGGTGTGCGGCGCGCAGCCTTTTCAAACGAGGCCGGATTGGGAACCGCGCCAATGGCGCACGGTGCTGCCAAAACCAACGAACCCATTCGTGAGGGGCTGGTTGCCATGCTTGGGCCAATTATCGATACCATTATAGTTTGTACCATGACAGCCCTGGCCATTATTGTTACCGATACCTGGCTCGAAAGTAATGCCGATGGTATTACGCTTACTGCTCAGGCTTTTGATTCTGCCATCCCGATATTCGGGAAATATATCCTATCCATTTGTGCCATTTTCTTTAGTATGTCAACCATGTTTGCCTTTCCTTATTACGGTGTAAAATGCCTTGGTTTTGTTGCCGGAGTAAAATACCAATATATTTATAACTACATTTTTGTGGCGGTAATACTTATAGGAGCCATTTCAAACCTGAGGGTAATTATTGGCTTAATCGACATCTCCTTTGCCCTGATGGCCTTCCCGACAGTTATCACAACCATACTTTTATCGCCACATGTAAAAAGGGCTGCCAAGGATTATTTTGCGCGGTTAAAAGTGGAAAAACTTAATAACAAATAA
- a CDS encoding carboxypeptidase-like regulatory domain-containing protein, which produces MKTVLITHFAILLLIIPGMSWAQIVTITGYVNNGSNGKAMENVSIFEKNSGIGTITNQNGFYKLILDQGDIDLSISDGGFEPALHHVEAVSDTTLIVSLQPVLSNKDRQKKDDQIHAELKTEKKNERKGFKLF; this is translated from the coding sequence ATGAAAACAGTATTAATCACCCATTTCGCTATTCTATTATTAATTATTCCGGGCATGAGTTGGGCTCAAATAGTAACTATAACAGGTTATGTTAATAATGGATCCAACGGAAAAGCAATGGAAAACGTAAGTATTTTTGAAAAGAATTCAGGAATCGGAACAATTACCAATCAGAATGGATTTTATAAGCTAATTCTCGATCAGGGAGATATTGATTTGTCGATTTCAGACGGAGGTTTTGAACCGGCTTTACACCACGTTGAAGCGGTTTCTGATACAACTCTGATAGTTAGTCTTCAGCCTGTGTTAAGCAATAAAGACAGACAAAAAAAGGACGATCAGATACACGCAGAGTTAAAAACTGAGAAGAAGAATGAGCGAAAGGGATTTAAATTATTTTAA
- a CDS encoding alpha/beta hydrolase, whose amino-acid sequence MHKNLVVLLLFLVSISFAQERYTADLFDEIRVETATYATKDGENLDMDIYLPQNDYEQKRATIIYVHGGGFSGGQRDGENIKTFCTRLANYGYVVASISYRLTRKGKPEGFGCNCPATEKLNTIYAASEDLLDATFFLIENRHQYAINPQQIILSGSSAGAETVLYTAYQPPYCYGLDSGPVSFAGVIGMAGAIPDTTALYDESAIPSLLFHGTDDNLVPYGTAPHHYCDEDTKGYWILHGSYTIAEKLQQLDTPYWLHTTCGAGHEINITPITDYFDEIIEFCKDFAIDKKNEQRETIIEGKQNTDKYATYNFCSE is encoded by the coding sequence ATGCATAAAAACCTCGTTGTTCTGTTGCTCTTCCTGGTTAGTATTTCGTTTGCACAGGAAAGATATACAGCCGACTTGTTTGATGAAATACGGGTAGAAACAGCTACTTATGCTACCAAGGATGGCGAAAACCTGGATATGGATATTTACCTTCCGCAAAACGATTACGAACAGAAACGTGCCACTATAATTTATGTACACGGCGGTGGTTTTAGTGGTGGTCAAAGAGACGGAGAAAATATTAAAACATTTTGTACCCGACTGGCAAACTACGGCTATGTAGTAGCTTCCATCTCTTACCGCTTAACCAGAAAAGGCAAGCCTGAAGGTTTTGGCTGCAATTGCCCCGCCACCGAAAAGCTGAATACTATTTATGCCGCCAGTGAAGATTTGTTGGATGCCACTTTCTTTTTAATAGAAAACCGCCATCAGTACGCCATTAATCCTCAGCAGATTATTTTATCAGGAAGCAGTGCCGGAGCAGAAACTGTTTTATACACGGCCTACCAGCCACCTTATTGCTATGGTCTGGATTCAGGCCCGGTGTCGTTTGCAGGTGTAATTGGCATGGCCGGAGCCATTCCCGACACAACAGCATTATACGATGAATCGGCAATCCCGTCGCTTTTATTCCACGGTACCGACGACAATTTGGTACCGTATGGCACAGCACCTCACCATTATTGCGATGAAGACACCAAAGGCTACTGGATTTTGCACGGATCGTACACTATTGCGGAAAAACTGCAGCAATTGGACACGCCCTACTGGTTACACACAACTTGTGGTGCCGGTCACGAAATAAACATCACACCAATTACTGATTATTTTGATGAGATTATTGAATTTTGTAAGGATTTTGCCATCGACAAAAAAAATGAGCAACGTGAAACAATTATAGAAGGAAAACAAAACACAGATAAATACGCCACTTATAACTTCTGTTCAGAATAA